From a region of the Mycobacterium intracellulare ATCC 13950 genome:
- a CDS encoding crotonase/enoyl-CoA hydratase family protein has protein sequence MTQEPGALAERRGNVMVITINRPEARNAVNAAVSIGVGDALEAAQHDPEVRAVVLTGAGDKSFCAGADLKAIARRENLYHPDHPEWGFAGYVHHFIDKPTIAAVNGTALGGGTELALASDLVVADERAQFGLPEVKRGLIAAAGGVFRIAQQLPRKVAMQLLLTGEPLTAAAACEWGLINEVAPQGSVLDAALALAARVTVNAPLSVQASKRVAYGVDDGVVVGDEPGWDRTVREMRVLLKSEDAKEGPLAFAEKREPVWKAR, from the coding sequence GTGACCCAGGAGCCGGGCGCCCTGGCCGAACGCCGGGGCAACGTGATGGTGATAACCATCAACCGGCCGGAGGCCCGCAACGCGGTCAACGCCGCGGTCAGCATCGGTGTCGGGGATGCGCTCGAAGCGGCGCAACACGACCCCGAGGTGCGGGCGGTGGTGCTCACCGGCGCGGGCGACAAGTCGTTCTGCGCCGGTGCCGACCTCAAGGCGATCGCGCGGCGCGAAAACCTGTATCACCCCGACCATCCCGAATGGGGCTTCGCCGGCTACGTGCACCACTTCATCGACAAGCCGACCATCGCGGCGGTGAACGGGACCGCGTTGGGCGGCGGCACCGAGCTGGCGTTGGCCAGTGACCTGGTGGTGGCCGACGAGCGGGCCCAGTTCGGGCTCCCCGAGGTCAAGCGTGGGCTGATCGCCGCCGCCGGTGGCGTTTTCCGCATCGCGCAGCAGCTGCCGCGCAAGGTGGCGATGCAACTGCTGCTGACCGGCGAGCCGCTCACCGCGGCCGCCGCTTGCGAGTGGGGGCTGATCAACGAGGTCGCCCCGCAGGGCTCGGTGCTGGACGCAGCGCTGGCGCTGGCGGCGCGGGTCACCGTCAACGCGCCGCTGTCGGTGCAGGCCAGCAAGCGGGTCGCCTACGGCGTCGACGACGGGGTCGTCGTCGGCGACGAGCCGGGTTGGGACCGCACCGTGCGCGAGATGCGGGTTTTGCTCAAATCCGAGGACGCCAAGGAGGGGCCGCTGGCGTTCGCCGAGAAGCGGGAGCCGGTCTGGAAGGCGCGGTAA